From Paracoccus aminovorans, one genomic window encodes:
- a CDS encoding glycosyltransferase has translation MKILFVHQNFPAQFLHLAPALAARGHDVMGLTDEKNPRPSPVRVVRYKAPEDMKLPGILGRTYSEHAERGWLTARGCRALRDRHNYTPDVIFGHSGWGETLFLHEIWPQAKLLVYAELLYRTRGHDVGFDPEINPDSDEGRVATIARSAHLIQGLVQADAGLAPTRYQAESFPPELRQKLTVIHDGIDTDKVCPNPAAAFTLPDGRVLRPGDEVLTYVSRSLEPYRGFHRFMRALPAVMRARPDAQVVLVGGDGVSYGSPPRDAAGWKEKMLAELDGQLDLSRIHFMGRVPYPQYLALLQVAKVHCYLTYPFVLSWSLTEAMAAGCQIVASDTEPVRELVRDGENGRLVPFFDQPALEAALVKGLAGDPEAARLKAAARQTILDGYDLKRHSLPRLIDWVESFGP, from the coding sequence ATGAAGATCCTGTTCGTCCACCAGAATTTTCCAGCGCAGTTCCTGCATCTGGCCCCGGCGCTGGCCGCGCGCGGCCATGACGTCATGGGGCTGACGGACGAAAAGAACCCGCGCCCCAGCCCGGTGCGGGTGGTGCGCTATAAGGCGCCCGAGGACATGAAGCTGCCCGGCATCCTGGGCCGCACCTACAGCGAACATGCCGAGCGCGGCTGGCTGACCGCGCGCGGCTGCCGGGCGCTGCGCGACCGCCACAACTATACCCCGGACGTGATCTTCGGCCATTCCGGCTGGGGCGAGACGCTGTTCCTGCACGAGATCTGGCCGCAGGCGAAGCTGCTGGTCTATGCGGAACTGCTGTATCGCACGCGCGGCCATGACGTCGGCTTCGACCCCGAGATCAACCCCGACAGCGACGAGGGGCGAGTCGCCACCATCGCCCGCTCGGCGCATCTGATCCAGGGGCTGGTGCAGGCCGACGCGGGCCTGGCGCCGACGCGCTATCAGGCCGAAAGCTTTCCGCCCGAGCTGCGCCAGAAGCTGACCGTGATCCATGACGGCATCGATACCGACAAGGTCTGCCCGAATCCGGCGGCGGCATTTACCCTGCCGGATGGGCGGGTGCTGCGACCGGGCGACGAGGTGCTGACCTATGTCTCGCGCTCGCTGGAGCCTTATCGCGGCTTTCACCGCTTCATGCGCGCGCTGCCCGCGGTGATGCGGGCGCGGCCGGATGCGCAGGTGGTGCTGGTCGGCGGCGACGGCGTCAGCTACGGCAGCCCGCCGCGCGATGCCGCCGGCTGGAAAGAGAAGATGCTGGCCGAGCTCGACGGCCAGCTCGACCTGTCGCGCATCCATTTCATGGGCCGCGTGCCCTATCCGCAATATCTGGCGCTGCTGCAGGTCGCGAAGGTGCATTGCTATCTGACCTACCCCTTCGTGCTCAGCTGGTCGCTGACCGAGGCGATGGCGGCGGGCTGCCAGATCGTCGCCTCGGATACCGAGCCGGTGCGCGAACTGGTCCGCGACGGCGAGAACGGCCGGCTGGTGCCTTTCTTCGACCAGCCGGCGTTGGAGGCGGCTTTGGTCAAGGGCCTGGCCGGCGACCCCGAGGCAGCGCGGCTGAAAGCGGCGGCGCGGCAGACGATCCTGGACGGCTATGACCTGAAGCGGCACAGCCTGCCGCGGCTGATCGACTGGGTAGAGAGTTTCGGTCCCTGA
- a CDS encoding ABC transporter ATP-binding protein produces the protein MTPVLDVRDLRIGFRQDGQVVPAVKGVSFSVGKGETVALVGESGSGKSVTALSTVGLLGESAQLSGSVRYAGRELVGASEAELRKVRGNDISFIFQEPMTSLNPLHTLERQLGESLALHQGLRGAQARARIIELLNRVGIRDPETRLADYPHQFSGGQRQRIMIAMALANGPELLIADEPTTALDVTIQAQIMQLLAELKAAEGLSMLFISHDLGLVRRIADRVCVMKGGEIVEQGPVERIFADPQHEYTRMLLAAEPKGRAEPLVGDPPEVVSTRDLKVWFPIQRGFLRRTVGHVKAVNGATLSVRAGETLGIVGESGSGKTTLALAIMRLIESDGPVVYMGRDIAGLGGRALRGLRRDMQIVFQDPYGSLSPRMTVEQIIAEGLGVHGVEPGRDRRQMVDEIMREVGLDPATMHRYPHEFSGGQRQRIAIARAMILNPKLVVLDEPTSALDMTVQVQIVELLRRLQKKHGLAFLFISHDLRVVRAMSHQIMVMRAGEVVEQGTTEAVFEHPQSDYTRRLIEAAFLTAIA, from the coding sequence ATGACGCCGGTTCTGGACGTGCGCGATTTGCGCATCGGGTTTCGCCAGGACGGGCAGGTGGTGCCCGCCGTGAAGGGCGTCAGCTTCAGCGTTGGCAAGGGCGAGACGGTGGCGCTGGTCGGCGAATCCGGTTCCGGCAAGTCGGTCACGGCGCTGTCGACCGTCGGTCTGCTGGGCGAGTCGGCGCAGCTTTCCGGCTCGGTCCGCTACGCCGGGCGCGAGCTTGTCGGCGCCTCCGAGGCGGAATTGCGCAAGGTGCGCGGCAACGACATCAGCTTCATCTTCCAGGAACCGATGACCTCGCTGAACCCGCTGCACACGCTGGAACGCCAGCTGGGGGAAAGCCTGGCGCTGCATCAGGGCCTGCGGGGCGCACAGGCGCGCGCCCGCATCATCGAACTGCTGAACCGCGTCGGCATCCGCGACCCGGAAACCCGGCTGGCCGATTACCCGCACCAGTTCTCGGGCGGGCAGCGCCAGCGCATCATGATCGCCATGGCGCTGGCGAACGGCCCCGAACTCTTGATCGCGGACGAGCCGACCACGGCGCTGGACGTGACCATCCAGGCGCAGATCATGCAGCTGCTGGCCGAACTCAAGGCCGCCGAGGGCCTGTCGATGCTGTTCATCAGCCACGACCTCGGCCTGGTGCGCCGCATCGCCGACCGGGTCTGCGTGATGAAGGGCGGCGAGATCGTCGAGCAGGGCCCGGTCGAGCGCATTTTCGCCGATCCGCAGCACGAATACACCCGGATGCTGCTGGCCGCCGAGCCCAAGGGCCGGGCCGAGCCGCTGGTGGGCGATCCGCCCGAGGTGGTCTCGACCCGCGACCTGAAAGTCTGGTTCCCAATCCAGCGCGGTTTCCTGCGCCGCACCGTCGGCCACGTCAAAGCGGTGAACGGCGCTACGCTGTCGGTGCGGGCGGGCGAGACGCTGGGCATCGTCGGCGAATCCGGCAGCGGAAAGACCACGCTGGCGCTGGCGATCATGCGGCTGATCGAAAGCGACGGGCCGGTGGTCTATATGGGCCGCGACATCGCCGGCCTGGGCGGGCGGGCGCTGCGCGGCCTGCGGCGCGACATGCAGATCGTGTTCCAGGACCCCTATGGCAGCCTGTCGCCGCGCATGACGGTCGAGCAGATCATCGCCGAGGGCCTGGGCGTCCACGGCGTCGAACCCGGCCGTGACCGCCGGCAGATGGTCGATGAGATCATGCGCGAGGTCGGCCTCGACCCCGCCACCATGCATCGCTATCCGCATGAATTCAGCGGCGGCCAGCGCCAGCGCATCGCCATCGCCCGGGCCATGATCCTGAACCCCAAGCTGGTGGTTCTGGACGAGCCGACCTCGGCCCTGGACATGACGGTGCAGGTACAGATCGTGGAACTGCTGCGGCGCTTGCAAAAGAAGCACGGGCTGGCCTTCCTGTTCATCAGCCACGACCTGCGCGTCGTGCGCGCCATGTCGCATCAGATCATGGTCATGCGCGCCGGCGAGGTGGTCGAGCAGGGCACGACCGAGGCGGTGTTCGAGCATCCGCAAAGCGATTACACCCGCCGCCTGATCGAAGCGGCCTTTCTGACGGCCATCGCATGA
- a CDS encoding sulfate/molybdate ABC transporter ATP-binding protein, producing MSIVIETMTKSFGGTPVLRGIDLTVESGELVALLGPSGSGKTTLLKIIAGLEWPEGGGLAVHGADWLNLAAQDRRIGFVFQHYALFPHMTVRDNIAFGLSVRPRAQRPGKAVIAEKVDRLLEFLQIAHLGERFPAQLSGGQRQRVALGRALAIEPTVLLLDEPFGALDAAVRRDLRAWLRSVHEETGSTTIFVTHDQEEAFELADRVVVMGEGRIEQIGSADQIHDHPASPFVARFMGATIELPVTLRAGRAEAPGLDTTRLPRRALPDGPATLFLRPGDVTPVCDTAGRWQVARLTSNGALLRLDLDDETAQIPVDLPRRAPEAQGLCKGARVNLRAEAGTLFPAARDAAAVAPTPAFPRKEQTR from the coding sequence CGAGACCATGACCAAAAGCTTCGGCGGCACTCCGGTGCTGCGCGGCATCGACCTGACCGTCGAGTCGGGCGAGCTGGTGGCGCTGCTGGGCCCGTCGGGTTCGGGCAAGACCACGCTGCTGAAGATCATCGCCGGGCTGGAATGGCCCGAGGGCGGGGGGCTGGCGGTGCATGGCGCCGACTGGCTGAACCTGGCTGCGCAGGACCGCCGCATCGGCTTCGTCTTCCAGCATTACGCGCTGTTCCCGCATATGACCGTGCGCGACAACATCGCCTTCGGCCTGTCCGTGCGCCCGCGGGCCCAGCGGCCGGGCAAGGCGGTGATCGCCGAAAAGGTGGACCGGCTGCTGGAGTTCCTGCAGATCGCGCATCTGGGCGAGCGTTTTCCGGCGCAGCTGTCCGGCGGCCAGCGCCAGCGGGTGGCGCTGGGCCGCGCCCTGGCCATCGAGCCGACGGTGCTGCTGCTGGACGAACCCTTCGGCGCGCTGGACGCCGCCGTGCGCCGCGACCTGCGGGCCTGGCTGCGGTCGGTGCACGAGGAAACCGGCTCGACCACCATCTTCGTCACCCATGACCAGGAAGAGGCCTTCGAGCTTGCCGACCGCGTGGTGGTGATGGGCGAGGGCCGGATCGAGCAGATCGGCAGCGCCGACCAGATCCACGACCACCCCGCCAGCCCCTTCGTCGCCCGCTTCATGGGCGCGACCATCGAACTGCCGGTGACGCTGCGCGCCGGCAGGGCTGAGGCGCCGGGGCTGGATACCACCCGCCTGCCGCGCCGCGCCCTGCCCGACGGGCCGGCCACGCTGTTCCTGCGCCCGGGCGACGTGACCCCGGTCTGCGACACCGCCGGGCGCTGGCAGGTCGCGCGGCTGACCAGCAACGGCGCGCTGCTGCGCCTCGACCTCGACGACGAGACCGCGCAGATTCCGGTGGACCTGCCGCGCCGCGCGCCCGAGGCGCAGGGCCTGTGCAAGGGCGCCCGCGTTAACCTGCGCGCCGAGGCCGGCACCCTCTTTCCCGCCGCGCGCGACGCCGCCGCCGTGGCGCCCACACCCGCATTCCCCCGCAAGGAGCAGACCCGATGA
- the tnpB gene encoding IS66 family insertion sequence element accessory protein TnpB (TnpB, as the term is used for proteins encoded by IS66 family insertion elements, is considered an accessory protein, since TnpC, encoded by a neighboring gene, is a DDE family transposase.) translates to MIPVPANTRVWLAAGVADMSKGFAALAAQAETVLKQDQFAGHLFVFRGRRGDLVKVIWWDGQGACMFMKRLERGRFVWPSAKEGKVALTPAQLSMLLEGIDWRAPERTWRPLAAG, encoded by the coding sequence GTGATCCCGGTTCCCGCCAACACGCGGGTCTGGCTGGCGGCCGGGGTGGCCGACATGAGCAAGGGCTTTGCAGCCTTGGCCGCGCAGGCCGAGACGGTGCTGAAGCAGGACCAGTTCGCCGGGCATCTGTTCGTGTTCCGGGGCCGACGTGGAGATCTCGTGAAGGTGATCTGGTGGGATGGGCAAGGGGCCTGCATGTTCATGAAGCGCTTGGAGCGTGGTCGGTTCGTCTGGCCCTCGGCGAAGGAGGGCAAGGTGGCGCTGACGCCGGCGCAGTTGTCGATGCTCCTGGAAGGGATCGACTGGCGCGCTCCGGAACGGACCTGGCGGCCCTTGGCGGCGGGATAA
- the cysT gene encoding sulfate ABC transporter permease subunit CysT codes for MTAAAIRPKRVLPGFSLSLGTTLLYVALIILIPVVALVLKGAEIGPARFWAIVTAPRTLAALRVTVTAAFVATVFNAFYGLLMAWVLTRYDFPGRRILDALMDIPFALPTAVAGISLTALYSANGWFGGPLSGMGIELVYTLGGVILAMTFTSIPFVVRAIQPVLEDLDPALEQAAMTLGARPFAIFRRVVLPAILPAWLSGSTVAFARSLGEFGAVVFIAGNLPFKTEIAALLAFIRLEEYDYQGAAAIALVLLAIALLLLALSNLIQFRAARHLEARP; via the coding sequence ATGACCGCTGCGGCGATCAGACCGAAACGCGTGCTGCCGGGGTTCTCGCTGAGCCTCGGCACCACGCTGCTATACGTCGCGCTGATCATCCTGATCCCGGTGGTGGCGCTGGTGCTGAAGGGGGCCGAGATCGGCCCGGCCCGGTTCTGGGCCATCGTCACCGCGCCGCGCACGCTGGCGGCGCTGCGGGTGACGGTGACGGCGGCCTTCGTCGCCACGGTCTTCAATGCGTTCTACGGGCTGCTGATGGCCTGGGTGCTGACCCGCTACGACTTTCCCGGCCGGCGCATCCTGGACGCGCTGATGGACATTCCCTTCGCGCTGCCGACGGCGGTGGCCGGCATCTCGCTGACTGCGCTTTATTCCGCGAACGGCTGGTTCGGCGGCCCGCTGTCGGGCATGGGCATCGAGCTGGTCTATACGCTGGGCGGCGTGATCCTGGCGATGACCTTCACCTCGATCCCCTTCGTCGTGCGCGCCATCCAACCGGTGCTCGAGGACCTGGACCCGGCGCTGGAACAGGCGGCGATGACGCTGGGCGCCCGGCCCTTCGCCATCTTCCGCCGCGTGGTGCTGCCGGCGATCCTGCCGGCCTGGCTGTCGGGCTCGACCGTGGCCTTCGCCCGCAGCTTGGGCGAGTTCGGCGCCGTGGTCTTCATCGCCGGCAACCTGCCCTTCAAGACCGAGATCGCGGCGCTCCTGGCCTTCATCCGGCTCGAAGAATACGACTATCAGGGTGCCGCCGCCATCGCGCTGGTGCTGCTGGCGATCGCGCTGCTGCTGCTGGCGCTGTCGAACCTGATCCAGTTCCGTGCCGCCCGCCACCTGGAGGCCCGCCCATGA
- the tnpA gene encoding IS66-like element accessory protein TnpA: MNTPGQILVRRTKRLWTDEEKRSICFQTAAPGVSVAQVARRYAVNANMVFKWLRDPRYTPEPASVPSQPEGMRFLPVEIVAEAKAPATTPFAANHIEIELAGGHRMRISGSYDPEALARLIRSLTA; encoded by the coding sequence GTGAACACTCCGGGGCAGATTTTGGTTCGCAGGACGAAGCGGCTTTGGACGGACGAGGAGAAGCGGTCGATCTGTTTCCAGACGGCTGCGCCGGGCGTTTCGGTAGCTCAGGTTGCGCGGCGCTACGCGGTCAACGCGAACATGGTGTTCAAGTGGTTGCGCGATCCGCGCTATACGCCGGAGCCAGCGTCGGTTCCGTCCCAGCCCGAGGGGATGCGCTTTCTGCCTGTGGAGATCGTCGCTGAGGCGAAGGCGCCCGCGACAACGCCTTTCGCGGCGAACCATATCGAGATCGAACTGGCTGGCGGACACCGGATGCGGATCAGCGGCAGCTATGATCCCGAGGCGCTGGCGCGGCTGATCCGGAGCCTGACGGCGTGA
- a CDS encoding molecular chaperone DjiA: protein MDAAIKDKTTCPELPKPRSFWQRIADRLAAIVGARRPATPPEKSVAFTIAVIALGAKLAKADGAVARSEVAAFRRVFIIPRSEEKNAARVFDLARQDVAGFDAWAQRIARMFPPGDPVLADVIEGLFIIAVADDDLNEAELIFIDEVARIFGLSPAQVAAIRARHDRRQGCPSCEVLGVTPDTPLPEARKRWRDLIRENHPDRAIARGLPPEAIRLAEARTRALNEAWEAFRRLHAPRPA, encoded by the coding sequence ATGGACGCCGCGATCAAGGACAAGACCACCTGCCCCGAATTGCCGAAGCCGCGCAGCTTCTGGCAGCGCATCGCCGACCGGCTGGCGGCGATCGTCGGTGCGCGCCGCCCGGCCACGCCGCCCGAGAAATCCGTGGCCTTCACCATCGCCGTGATCGCGCTCGGCGCCAAGCTCGCCAAGGCCGACGGCGCCGTGGCCCGCTCCGAGGTCGCGGCCTTCCGCCGCGTCTTCATCATCCCGCGGTCCGAGGAAAAGAACGCCGCCCGCGTCTTCGACCTGGCGCGGCAGGACGTGGCCGGCTTCGACGCCTGGGCGCAGCGCATCGCCCGCATGTTCCCGCCCGGCGACCCGGTGCTGGCCGACGTGATCGAGGGGCTGTTCATCATCGCCGTCGCCGACGACGACCTGAACGAGGCCGAGCTGATCTTCATCGACGAGGTCGCGCGCATCTTCGGCCTGTCGCCGGCGCAGGTGGCCGCGATCCGCGCCCGCCACGACCGCCGCCAGGGCTGCCCCTCCTGCGAGGTGCTGGGCGTGACGCCCGACACGCCGCTGCCCGAGGCCCGCAAGCGCTGGCGCGACCTGATCCGCGAAAACCACCCCGACCGCGCCATTGCTCGCGGCCTGCCGCCCGAGGCGATCCGCCTGGCCGAGGCCCGCACCCGTGCCCTGAACGAGGCATGGGAGGCGTTCCGCAGGCTTCACGCCCCCCGCCCGGCCTAG
- the cysW gene encoding sulfate ABC transporter permease subunit CysW, whose protein sequence is MTAAALTHAPGQSRAVPRLLIGLAFALTAVLVVAPMAFIFWRALVDGWATYLANIADPNTLHAIWLTTLVAVIVVPVNIAFGIAAAWAIARFRFPGRKLLMVLIEIPFSISPIIAGICYLLLYGRQGLLGPFLAAHDIKVMFAVPGILLVTMFVTAPFVAREVLPLMQAQGSEQEEAAVTLGARGWQVFSRVTLPNIRWALLYGAVLCTARAVGEFGGVSVVSGSIRGQTNTLPLQIELMFNDLNTTGAFAAASTLTVIALVVLVVKAALESRR, encoded by the coding sequence ATGACCGCCGCCGCCCTGACCCATGCGCCGGGCCAAAGCCGCGCGGTGCCGCGGCTGCTGATCGGGCTGGCCTTCGCGCTGACGGCGGTGCTGGTGGTGGCGCCGATGGCCTTCATCTTCTGGCGCGCGCTGGTCGACGGCTGGGCGACCTATCTGGCGAATATCGCCGATCCCAACACCCTGCACGCGATCTGGCTGACCACGCTGGTCGCGGTGATCGTGGTGCCGGTGAACATCGCCTTCGGCATCGCGGCGGCCTGGGCCATCGCCCGCTTCCGCTTTCCGGGGCGCAAGCTGCTGATGGTGCTGATCGAGATCCCCTTCTCGATCTCGCCCATCATCGCCGGCATCTGCTACCTGCTGCTCTATGGCCGGCAGGGGCTGCTGGGGCCGTTCCTCGCCGCCCATGACATCAAGGTCATGTTCGCCGTGCCCGGCATCCTGCTGGTCACCATGTTCGTCACCGCCCCTTTCGTCGCGCGCGAGGTGCTGCCCCTGATGCAGGCGCAGGGCAGCGAACAGGAAGAGGCCGCCGTGACCCTGGGCGCGCGCGGCTGGCAGGTGTTTTCGCGGGTGACGCTGCCCAATATCCGATGGGCGCTGCTTTACGGCGCGGTCCTGTGCACGGCCCGCGCGGTGGGCGAATTCGGCGGGGTCTCGGTCGTTTCGGGCTCGATCCGGGGGCAGACCAACACCCTGCCCTTGCAGATCGAGCTGATGTTCAACGATCTGAACACGACCGGCGCCTTCGCCGCCGCCTCGACGCTGACGGTGATCGCACTGGTGGTGCTGGTGGTCAAGGCCGCGCTGGAAAGTCGCAGGTGA
- a CDS encoding sulfate ABC transporter substrate-binding protein gives MMIRKFQAAALAVLLTAVPALAQDKILNVSYDIGREVFEALNPQFQSFWKDKTGRDVTIDQSHGGSSKQARAIIEGLPADVVTFNQETDIDALAKAGFVAQNWREALPNGASPYYSLPAFLVRKGNPKGIKDWSDLAREDVKPVFPNPKTSGNARYTYLAAYAYGLAHNDNDAEKAKEFVGKIFANVPVFDTGGRAATQTFAEREIGDVLITFEAETKSIAKQYEAQGFEAVTPSMSLFAAFPVAVVTENAEKDGSLEASTEYLKWLYSPVAQETIVANNYRSTDKDVAAKHAADFPEIKLVTVDEVFGGWDKVSAEHLAEGGILDTVFVNR, from the coding sequence ATGATGATCCGCAAATTCCAGGCCGCCGCGCTGGCCGTGCTGCTGACCGCCGTCCCGGCCTTGGCGCAGGACAAGATCCTGAACGTCAGCTATGACATCGGCCGCGAGGTGTTCGAGGCGCTGAACCCGCAGTTCCAGAGCTTCTGGAAGGACAAGACCGGCCGCGATGTCACCATCGACCAAAGCCATGGCGGGTCCTCGAAACAGGCGCGCGCGATCATCGAGGGGCTGCCGGCCGACGTGGTGACCTTCAACCAGGAAACCGACATCGACGCGCTGGCCAAGGCCGGCTTCGTGGCCCAGAACTGGCGCGAGGCGCTGCCGAACGGCGCTTCGCCCTACTACTCGCTGCCGGCCTTCCTGGTGCGCAAGGGCAATCCCAAGGGGATCAAGGACTGGTCGGACCTGGCGCGCGAGGACGTGAAGCCGGTGTTCCCCAACCCCAAGACCAGCGGCAACGCGCGTTACACCTATCTGGCCGCCTATGCCTATGGGCTGGCGCATAACGACAACGACGCGGAAAAGGCCAAGGAATTCGTCGGCAAGATCTTCGCCAACGTGCCGGTTTTCGACACCGGCGGCCGCGCCGCCACCCAGACCTTCGCCGAGCGCGAGATCGGCGACGTGCTGATCACCTTCGAGGCCGAAACCAAGAGCATCGCCAAGCAATACGAGGCTCAGGGCTTCGAGGCGGTGACGCCCTCGATGAGCCTCTTCGCCGCCTTCCCGGTCGCCGTGGTGACCGAGAACGCCGAGAAGGACGGTTCGCTGGAGGCCTCGACCGAATATCTGAAATGGCTCTATTCGCCCGTGGCGCAGGAAACCATCGTCGCCAACAACTATCGCTCGACCGACAAGGACGTGGCCGCGAAACATGCCGCCGACTTCCCCGAGATCAAGCTGGTCACCGTGGACGAGGTTTTCGGCGGCTGGGACAAGGTCAGCGCCGAGCATCTGGCCGAGGGCGGCATCCTCGACACCGTCTTCGTGAACCGATGA
- the tnpC gene encoding IS66 family transposase, which translates to MLSQTLTLPEDREELRSFTARLLAEVKAQAILIEKLRHQLAGHRAHRFGASSEAAEQLRLALETSEIAAAAMTARMKLPDIEEKDKPKRRPIPDHIPRMEVELTPGADACAECGGRLRRIGEDMTEELEYVPGRFIVNRIVRPRLTCACCERLVQAALPSRPIERGRPGPGLLAHVLVSKYADHLPLYRQSQIFDREGLDLDRSTLADWVGKSTALLEPLADAIGRHVLSAEAIFTDDTSVSMLAPGTGKTQTARLWTYARDERPWGGTAPPAAWYRFSGDRKGQHPKDHLARFRGWMHADGYAGFEDLYRSGAIREVACMAHVRRKFVDIHRSQGSPIAEEAIGRIAQLYAVEKEARGSPPDRRADLRRTHAAPVFDGLEAWLAMQLTTISGKSPLAVAIRYALTRMERLRPYLDHGILELDNNTAERGMRAIALGRKNYLFVGSEAGGKAAAITYTLIETAKLNAVNPHAWLADTLARIPDYKITKVDDLLPWRWNG; encoded by the coding sequence ATGCTCAGTCAGACCTTGACCTTGCCGGAGGACCGCGAAGAACTGCGCAGTTTCACCGCGCGGCTGCTGGCCGAGGTGAAGGCGCAGGCGATCCTGATCGAGAAGCTCCGGCACCAGTTGGCCGGGCACCGGGCGCACCGGTTCGGGGCGTCGTCCGAGGCCGCCGAGCAGCTGCGATTGGCGCTCGAGACCAGCGAGATCGCCGCCGCCGCGATGACGGCGCGCATGAAGCTGCCCGACATCGAGGAGAAGGACAAACCCAAGCGCCGCCCGATCCCGGATCACATCCCGCGCATGGAAGTGGAATTGACACCCGGCGCCGATGCCTGTGCCGAGTGCGGCGGGCGTCTGCGCCGGATCGGCGAGGATATGACGGAGGAGCTGGAATATGTGCCGGGGCGGTTCATCGTGAACCGGATCGTGCGGCCTCGCCTGACCTGTGCCTGCTGTGAACGCCTCGTCCAGGCCGCGCTGCCCTCGCGCCCCATCGAGCGCGGCCGTCCGGGGCCGGGTTTGCTCGCTCATGTGCTGGTCAGCAAATATGCCGACCATCTGCCCCTCTATCGCCAGAGCCAGATCTTCGACCGTGAGGGGCTCGACCTCGACCGCTCGACCCTGGCCGACTGGGTTGGCAAGAGCACCGCCCTGCTGGAACCGCTGGCCGATGCCATCGGCCGCCATGTCCTGTCGGCCGAGGCGATCTTCACCGATGACACGTCCGTCAGCATGCTCGCTCCCGGCACCGGCAAGACACAGACCGCCCGGCTCTGGACCTATGCCCGCGACGAACGACCATGGGGTGGCACCGCCCCGCCCGCCGCCTGGTATCGGTTCTCCGGCGACCGCAAGGGCCAGCACCCGAAGGACCATCTCGCACGCTTCCGCGGCTGGATGCACGCCGATGGCTATGCCGGGTTCGAAGATCTCTACCGCTCCGGCGCGATCCGCGAGGTCGCCTGCATGGCCCATGTCCGGCGCAAGTTCGTCGACATCCATCGGTCGCAAGGCTCCCCGATCGCAGAAGAGGCCATCGGCCGGATCGCCCAACTCTACGCCGTCGAGAAGGAGGCCCGAGGATCGCCACCTGATCGTCGCGCCGATCTACGTCGCACGCATGCCGCCCCGGTCTTCGACGGCCTCGAAGCCTGGCTGGCCATGCAACTCACGACCATCTCTGGAAAATCCCCACTGGCAGTCGCCATCCGCTATGCCCTGACCCGCATGGAGCGCCTGCGCCCCTACCTCGACCACGGCATCCTGGAACTGGACAACAACACCGCCGAACGCGGCATGCGTGCCATCGCCCTCGGCCGGAAGAACTACCTCTTCGTCGGCTCCGAAGCAGGCGGCAAGGCCGCCGCCATCACCTACACCCTGATCGAAACCGCCAAACTCAACGCCGTCAATCCCCACGCCTGGCTCGCCGACACCCTAGCCCGCATCCCGGACTACAAGATCACCAAGGTCGACGACCTGCTGCCCTGGCGCTGGAACGGGTAG